In Halopseudomonas xinjiangensis, a single genomic region encodes these proteins:
- a CDS encoding response regulator transcription factor: MSEHPLLIIDDDLELCELLTDWLAAEGFALRCAHDGPSGLEAARTGQFEAIILDVMLPGMNGLEVLRTLRQSCNTPLLMLSARGEPIDRILGLELGADDYLPKPCDPRELVARLRALLRRSQGQSAANASLQVGDLRLDPESLLAWLGDQPLQLTQTEALILRTLLERPGQLIDRQALSRQALGKPLGPYDRSLDMHMSNLRRKLGLHSDGRNRIQSIRGRGYLYS, from the coding sequence TTGAGCGAGCACCCGCTGCTGATAATCGATGACGACCTGGAGCTATGTGAACTGCTGACAGACTGGTTGGCAGCCGAGGGCTTCGCGCTGCGCTGTGCTCATGACGGGCCCAGCGGACTCGAGGCGGCGCGCACCGGACAATTCGAAGCGATCATTCTCGATGTGATGCTGCCGGGCATGAACGGCCTGGAGGTGCTGCGCACACTTCGCCAGAGCTGCAATACCCCCTTACTCATGCTCAGCGCCCGGGGCGAGCCTATCGATCGGATTCTCGGCCTGGAGCTGGGGGCCGATGATTATCTGCCCAAACCCTGCGATCCGCGCGAGCTAGTCGCCCGTCTGCGCGCCCTGTTGCGTCGAAGCCAGGGCCAGTCAGCGGCCAATGCGTCGCTCCAGGTCGGTGATCTGCGCCTGGACCCGGAATCGCTGCTTGCCTGGCTAGGTGATCAGCCGCTACAACTGACCCAGACCGAAGCACTGATCCTGCGCACACTCCTGGAGCGCCCGGGGCAGTTGATCGACCGACAGGCGCTATCACGCCAGGCGCTTGGTAAGCCGCTGGGGCCGTACGATCGCAGCCTCGACATGCACATGAGCAATCTGCGCCGCAAGCTCGGGCTGCACAGCGATGGACGCAATCGAATACAGTCCATACGTGGGCGCGGCTACCTCTACAGCTGA
- a CDS encoding HAD-IA family hydrolase: MLTSVLFDLDGTLLDTAGDFMEIIQAMRADRGLAAVDPDRVRPTVSNGSVGMICAAFDMRPDQPGFDELREDFLARYDQHLAVFTRPFPGISPLLDWLDEQQLPWGVVTNKLSRFSIPLMEAMELAGRCRSLVCPDQVTHSKPHPEPLLKACSDMGVEPRHSVFVGDHLRDIQAGRSAGMATVAALYGYLPVGDDPATWEATHSINTATDLRPWLEQRIQEK; encoded by the coding sequence ATGCTGACAAGCGTCCTGTTTGACCTGGACGGCACCCTGCTCGACACCGCTGGCGATTTCATGGAAATCATCCAGGCGATGCGTGCCGACCGCGGCCTCGCTGCAGTCGACCCTGACCGTGTCAGGCCGACCGTCTCCAACGGCTCGGTCGGCATGATCTGCGCAGCATTCGATATGCGCCCGGACCAGCCTGGTTTCGACGAACTGCGCGAGGATTTTCTCGCTCGTTATGATCAGCACCTGGCAGTGTTCACCCGGCCTTTTCCCGGCATCTCGCCCTTGCTCGACTGGCTTGACGAGCAACAGCTGCCCTGGGGCGTGGTCACCAACAAGCTCAGCCGATTCAGCATTCCATTGATGGAAGCAATGGAACTCGCCGGCCGTTGCCGGAGCCTGGTCTGCCCTGACCAGGTGACGCACAGCAAACCTCATCCCGAGCCGCTGTTGAAAGCCTGTTCGGACATGGGAGTCGAGCCGCGTCATTCCGTATTCGTCGGCGATCACCTGCGTGATATCCAGGCCGGACGAAGCGCCGGAATGGCCACCGTCGCAGCTCTCTACGGTTATCTGCCCGTTGGAGATGATCCGGCGACCTGGGAGGCAACTCACAGCATCAACACCGCCACCGACCTGCGTCCGTGGCTTGAACAGCGTATCCAGGAGAAGTGA
- a CDS encoding PHP domain-containing protein: MLADLHMHSTASDGVLHPAELMTRAAEAGIELVSLTDHDCLDGQAPARREAEARGMRWLNGVELSAQWQGHTLHVLGYGFDSECAQLLEAIEAVRLGRWKRAEQISQKLAGKRMPGALEGALDLQRAAGADLSSPPARPHFADWMVQAGHVQDRAEAFRKWLGSGKLGDIKQHWPELPEVVTTLRGAGGVAVLAHPWHYGFTRQRLRRLLRDFAQAGGQGIEVVNGQQPVDQVAYLGKLSNEFGFLASCGSDFHNPDSPWMALGRMTAMPPDCTPLWDHPRFAAPMA, from the coding sequence TTGCTTGCTGATCTGCACATGCACAGTACCGCTTCGGATGGAGTACTTCACCCGGCTGAGCTGATGACGCGCGCCGCAGAAGCGGGGATAGAGCTTGTTTCGCTCACCGATCACGATTGTCTTGACGGGCAGGCTCCGGCGCGGCGCGAGGCTGAGGCACGCGGAATGCGTTGGCTCAACGGCGTGGAACTGTCTGCGCAGTGGCAAGGGCACACGCTTCACGTGCTGGGGTATGGGTTCGATAGCGAGTGTGCGCAGCTTCTCGAGGCCATCGAAGCCGTTCGCCTGGGGCGCTGGAAGCGTGCTGAACAAATTTCGCAGAAGCTGGCCGGCAAGCGCATGCCGGGCGCTCTGGAAGGCGCGCTGGACCTTCAGCGCGCGGCAGGTGCTGATCTGTCGAGCCCGCCAGCGCGACCGCATTTTGCCGACTGGATGGTTCAGGCTGGCCATGTGCAGGATCGTGCCGAAGCCTTCCGCAAGTGGCTGGGCTCCGGAAAGCTCGGTGATATCAAACAGCACTGGCCCGAGCTGCCCGAAGTAGTCACGACCTTGCGCGGGGCGGGCGGGGTCGCCGTGCTGGCGCACCCTTGGCACTACGGTTTTACCCGACAGCGGCTGCGGCGGTTGTTACGCGATTTCGCCCAGGCCGGAGGACAGGGCATCGAGGTGGTCAACGGGCAGCAGCCAGTTGATCAGGTCGCCTATCTCGGCAAGCTCTCCAATGAGTTCGGCTTCCTGGCCAGCTGCGGCAGTGACTTTCACAATCCGGACTCGCCCTGGATGGCGCTTGGTCGAATGACCGCAATGCCGCCAGACTGTACGCCACTCTGGGACCATCCGCGTTTCGCAGCGCCGATGGCGTAA
- a CDS encoding tryptophan--tRNA ligase, which produces MRPTGRLHLGHYHGVLKNWVKLQHEYECFFFAADWHALTTHYENPQGIEQAVWDMLIDWLAAGVSGGSATLFIQSQVPEHAELHLLLSMVTPVSWLERVPTYKDQQEKLKDMDLATYGFLGYPLLQSADILIYRAGLVPVGADQVAHVEITREVARRFNHLYGKEIGFEDKAEAAMHKMGKKAAKMYANLRRAYQEQGDAEALETARALLKEQQNITLGDKERLFGYLEGGGKVILPEPQALLTPDSKMPGLDGQKMSKSYGNTITLRDTTDEVSEKVRRMPTDPARVRRTDPGEPEICPVFQLHKVYTDEATHDWVKQGCRTAGIGCLDCKKPVIDAIAAELAPMQQRAREYEANPDAVHVILNEGTERARDAARDTLIEVRQAMGLQYGR; this is translated from the coding sequence ATGCGTCCTACCGGGCGTCTGCACCTTGGTCATTACCACGGCGTACTGAAGAACTGGGTCAAGCTGCAGCATGAGTACGAGTGTTTCTTCTTCGCCGCCGACTGGCACGCGCTGACCACTCACTACGAAAACCCCCAGGGCATCGAACAGGCCGTCTGGGACATGCTGATCGACTGGCTGGCGGCGGGGGTCAGTGGCGGATCGGCGACGCTGTTCATCCAGTCTCAGGTACCGGAGCACGCTGAGCTGCATCTGCTGCTGTCGATGGTCACCCCGGTCAGCTGGCTCGAACGGGTCCCGACCTACAAGGACCAGCAGGAAAAGCTCAAGGACATGGACCTGGCAACCTACGGCTTTCTCGGGTACCCCTTGCTGCAAAGCGCAGACATCCTGATCTACCGCGCCGGCCTGGTGCCGGTCGGTGCCGACCAGGTCGCGCATGTCGAGATTACGCGGGAGGTTGCGCGTCGCTTCAACCACCTCTATGGCAAGGAAATCGGCTTCGAAGACAAAGCCGAAGCAGCGATGCACAAGATGGGCAAGAAGGCTGCCAAGATGTACGCAAACCTTCGCCGCGCATACCAGGAGCAGGGCGACGCCGAGGCTCTGGAAACAGCCCGGGCGCTACTCAAGGAACAGCAGAACATTACGCTTGGCGACAAGGAGCGGCTGTTCGGCTACCTCGAGGGCGGCGGCAAGGTGATCCTGCCCGAGCCCCAGGCCCTGCTCACGCCTGACTCTAAAATGCCGGGTCTGGACGGACAGAAGATGTCCAAGTCCTATGGCAATACCATCACGCTGCGTGACACGACCGATGAAGTCAGCGAAAAGGTCCGTCGCATGCCGACCGACCCTGCGCGCGTGCGCCGCACCGATCCGGGTGAGCCAGAGATCTGCCCAGTGTTCCAACTGCATAAGGTCTACACCGACGAGGCGACCCATGACTGGGTGAAGCAGGGATGCCGCACGGCAGGGATAGGGTGTCTCGACTGCAAAAAACCGGTTATCGATGCGATTGCCGCCGAACTGGCACCGATGCAGCAGCGCGCCCGCGAATACGAAGCCAACCCGGACGCGGTTCACGTCATCCTTAACGAGGGCACCGAACGTGCGCGCGACGCGGCGCGCGACACGCTGATCGAAGTACGCCAGGCCATGGGCCTGCAGTACGGCCGATAA
- the scpB gene encoding SMC-Scp complex subunit ScpB encodes MRMNQPSLEHILEAAMLAAGKPLSLDKFRELFEEERAPSNDTLRTALARLADTYADRAFELKETASGWRLQVRESMAPWVARLWEERPQRYSRALLETLALIAYRQPITRGEIEDIRGVAVSSHIVKTLLDREWVRVVGHRDVPGRPAMYATTRQFLDYFNLRSLNELPPLADIRDLDQLEPELELQDEGVDAAQDRDTPWMPVEPLAPLDRAGGESSFHTLLAELNSMEANLKTDFEDLEPDTPDDGLDEDDFESDDDRA; translated from the coding sequence GTGAGGATGAACCAACCGTCGCTTGAACACATTCTCGAAGCTGCAATGCTCGCGGCGGGCAAGCCCCTGTCGTTGGACAAGTTCCGCGAACTCTTCGAGGAAGAGCGCGCTCCCTCCAACGATACCCTGCGCACGGCACTGGCGCGTCTGGCCGATACCTATGCTGACCGCGCCTTCGAGCTGAAAGAGACCGCCAGTGGCTGGCGTCTGCAGGTTCGCGAGTCCATGGCTCCCTGGGTCGCTCGGCTCTGGGAAGAACGTCCGCAACGCTATTCGCGCGCTCTTCTGGAAACGCTGGCACTGATCGCCTACCGCCAACCGATTACCCGCGGCGAAATCGAAGACATCCGCGGTGTCGCTGTCAGCAGTCACATCGTCAAAACGCTGCTCGATCGGGAGTGGGTGCGCGTGGTCGGTCACCGCGACGTGCCGGGGCGCCCGGCCATGTACGCGACGACCCGACAGTTCCTCGACTACTTCAACCTGCGGAGTCTCAACGAGCTGCCTCCTCTGGCCGATATCCGCGATCTGGATCAGCTGGAGCCGGAACTCGAGTTGCAGGACGAAGGCGTCGACGCTGCACAGGACCGGGATACCCCATGGATGCCGGTGGAGCCGCTGGCGCCGCTGGACAGAGCCGGCGGCGAGAGCAGCTTCCATACCCTGCTGGCCGAGCTCAATTCGATGGAGGCCAACCTCAAGACTGATTTCGAAGACCTGGAGCCGGATACGCCTGATGACGGCCTGGACGAGGACGACTTCGAGTCGGACGACGACCGGGCCTGA
- a CDS encoding L-threonylcarbamoyladenylate synthase has translation MSQFFSIHPDNPQARLIRQAVDIIRAGGVIAYPTDSAYALGCHLGDKNALERIRRLRQLDDKHNFTLVCRDLSELGVYAKVDNVMFRLLKANTPGPYTFILNATSEVPRRLLHPKRRTIGLRIPDHNITLALLEALGEPLMSVTLMMPGEDLPLNDPQEINERLGKQLDLVIDGGACNLEPTTVVSLENDEVEVLRVGLGDPEPFGGTRDNEQF, from the coding sequence GTGAGCCAGTTTTTCAGCATTCATCCGGACAATCCGCAAGCGCGACTGATACGCCAGGCGGTAGATATCATCCGCGCCGGCGGTGTGATTGCCTACCCGACTGATTCGGCCTATGCGCTTGGCTGCCATCTAGGCGACAAGAATGCGCTCGAGCGCATCCGCAGGCTTCGTCAGCTCGATGACAAGCACAACTTCACTCTGGTCTGCCGGGATCTGTCCGAGCTGGGCGTCTACGCCAAGGTCGACAACGTCATGTTTCGCCTGCTCAAGGCCAATACGCCCGGCCCGTACACCTTCATCCTCAATGCCACCTCCGAGGTGCCGCGCAGACTGCTGCATCCGAAGCGCCGGACCATTGGCCTGCGGATCCCTGATCACAACATCACGCTGGCGCTGCTCGAAGCGTTGGGCGAGCCGTTGATGAGTGTGACCTTGATGATGCCCGGCGAGGATCTGCCGCTCAACGATCCGCAGGAGATCAACGAGCGTCTCGGCAAACAGCTGGATCTGGTCATCGATGGTGGTGCCTGCAACCTCGAGCCGACCACTGTGGTCAGCCTGGAAAATGACGAGGTCGAGGTCCTCAGGGTCGGTCTCGGCGACCCTGAGCCATTTGGTGGGACACGGGATAACGAGCAATTCTGA
- a CDS encoding segregation and condensation protein A, producing MVYGQAVTEIPQDLYIPPEALEVFLEAFEGPLDLLLYLIRKQNIDILDIPVAEITRQYMGYVELMKVVRLELAAEYLVMAAMLAEIKSRLLLPRHQEDEDEEHDPRAELIRRLQEYERFKQAAEDIDSLSRVGRDVHLASAEAPALPAQRAHPDLDMQELLLALSEVLRRADMFESHQVTRELLSTRERMAEVLDRLKGGHFVPFVSLFNVSEGRLGVVVTFMAVLELVKEQLVDLVQNESFAPIHVKVRGEDEPTVA from the coding sequence ATGGTGTACGGCCAGGCCGTAACCGAAATACCGCAGGACCTGTATATCCCGCCGGAAGCTCTGGAGGTCTTCCTGGAGGCCTTCGAAGGGCCGCTCGATCTCTTGTTGTATCTGATCCGCAAGCAGAACATCGATATCCTCGACATCCCGGTCGCAGAGATCACCCGGCAATACATGGGTTATGTCGAGCTGATGAAGGTGGTGCGGCTGGAGCTCGCCGCCGAGTATCTGGTCATGGCTGCGATGCTCGCCGAGATCAAGTCACGTCTGCTTTTGCCGCGCCATCAGGAAGATGAGGACGAAGAGCACGATCCGCGCGCCGAACTCATCCGACGGCTCCAGGAATACGAGCGCTTCAAGCAGGCAGCGGAGGACATCGATAGCCTATCCCGAGTCGGTCGCGATGTTCATCTGGCTAGCGCCGAAGCCCCTGCCTTGCCCGCTCAGCGAGCACATCCGGATCTCGACATGCAAGAGCTTCTGCTGGCGCTGTCCGAGGTGTTGCGCCGGGCTGACATGTTCGAAAGTCATCAGGTCACCCGAGAGCTGCTATCCACGCGCGAGCGCATGGCAGAGGTACTCGATAGGCTGAAAGGTGGTCACTTCGTACCCTTCGTCAGTCTCTTTAATGTCAGCGAAGGGCGGCTGGGCGTGGTGGTCACCTTCATGGCGGTGCTCGAATTGGTGAAGGAACAACTGGTGGACCTGGTGCAGAACGAGTCCTTCGCACCTATCCACGTGAAGGTGAGGGGTGAGGATGAACCAACCGTCGCTTGA
- a CDS encoding GGDEF domain-containing protein: protein MSSTHGNTIDFDSAKLKLSQGTTRSAPAKPAAGRPTPVAAVLQRLSHLLQTSLELERVLEMFFQELAHNLAVDGMEYRNDGRRFQTKFGQSATHRCSYRITHGGEYLGDLQFSRQKRFSEAQLEALETFIGSLLYPLRNAILYHEAVSSALNDSLTNTGNRLAFNQALDREVQLSIRHRTPLSLLVVDIDHFKQINDRFGHAYGDEALKAMASCTHHCLRSVDSLFRLGGEEFVVLLNNTDLTAAQIVAERIRRAIEEMQFEVDGQPISMTVSLGAVMRHPEETSRDLIDRCDKLMYQAKQAGRNQVML from the coding sequence ATGTCATCCACCCACGGCAACACTATCGACTTTGATTCTGCCAAGCTCAAACTGAGCCAGGGCACTACCAGGTCAGCTCCGGCCAAACCCGCCGCGGGTCGGCCGACGCCGGTTGCCGCCGTATTACAACGGCTCTCGCACCTGTTGCAGACCAGCTTGGAGCTGGAGCGCGTACTCGAAATGTTCTTTCAGGAACTCGCGCATAATCTGGCTGTGGATGGCATGGAATACCGCAACGACGGCAGACGTTTCCAGACGAAATTCGGCCAGAGCGCCACGCACCGATGCAGCTACCGCATCACCCACGGCGGGGAATATCTGGGTGACTTGCAGTTCAGCCGGCAGAAACGTTTCAGCGAAGCGCAACTAGAGGCTCTGGAGACCTTCATCGGCAGCCTGCTCTACCCGCTGCGCAACGCGATTCTCTACCACGAAGCGGTCAGCAGCGCCCTCAATGATTCACTGACCAATACAGGGAACCGGCTGGCCTTCAATCAGGCGCTCGACCGCGAGGTCCAGCTATCCATCCGACACCGCACCCCATTATCGCTGTTGGTGGTGGACATCGACCACTTCAAGCAGATCAACGACCGTTTCGGTCATGCCTACGGCGACGAAGCACTCAAGGCCATGGCGAGCTGTACGCACCATTGCCTGCGCTCGGTAGATAGTCTGTTTCGATTGGGCGGCGAAGAGTTCGTCGTACTGTTGAACAATACCGACCTGACGGCAGCGCAGATTGTCGCCGAGCGTATCCGCCGGGCAATCGAGGAGATGCAGTTCGAGGTCGATGGCCAACCGATCAGCATGACCGTCAGCCTGGGCGCAGTGATGCGCCATCCGGAGGAAACCAGCCGCGACCTCATCGACCGCTGCGACAAGCTGATGTATCAGGCGAAGCAAGCCGGGCGAAATCAGGTGATGCTGTAG
- a CDS encoding nitroreductase family protein encodes MDALEALHQRVSVPRLVGPAPTAVQREAMYRAALRAPDHAYLRPWRFLVIEGEGLEALGELFGRAALVQADGDLSADVLARYQGLPLRAPLLIVAICSHSEHPKVPPIEQDMACAAAVSNMLVAAHAQGLGCVWRTGDLAYDPLIREGLGLSSHETIAAFLYVGHPAGELKRVPELDPQDFFAKWPPVQGSATRT; translated from the coding sequence ATGGATGCGCTCGAGGCGCTACACCAACGGGTATCGGTCCCGCGTCTTGTCGGTCCGGCACCAACCGCCGTGCAGCGTGAGGCGATGTATCGCGCGGCATTGCGGGCGCCGGACCACGCCTATCTGCGACCCTGGCGATTTCTGGTTATCGAGGGTGAAGGTCTGGAGGCGCTTGGGGAGTTGTTCGGCCGCGCTGCGCTGGTTCAGGCGGACGGGGATCTGTCGGCGGACGTACTGGCGCGGTACCAGGGACTACCACTGCGCGCGCCGCTATTGATCGTGGCTATCTGTTCGCATAGCGAGCATCCCAAGGTGCCCCCCATCGAGCAGGACATGGCCTGCGCCGCGGCGGTGAGCAACATGCTGGTGGCGGCGCATGCGCAAGGGCTAGGGTGCGTCTGGCGCACGGGCGATCTGGCGTACGATCCGCTGATCCGGGAAGGTCTTGGCCTTAGCTCCCACGAAACGATCGCGGCTTTCCTCTACGTAGGGCACCCGGCCGGCGAACTCAAACGCGTACCGGAGCTTGACCCTCAGGACTTCTTCGCCAAATGGCCCCCGGTGCAGGGCAGCGCCACGCGCACCTGA
- a CDS encoding Spy/CpxP family protein refolding chaperone — translation MKKILIASAFALATAISAPSMANTGMDKEHGERHMQRLTEKLDLTSEQQEQVRNIYQEQMQKHKEIKEQGKQRMSEVLNDEQEKKLEEMHKERQERMKKKYGEEHRSHDSN, via the coding sequence ATGAAGAAAATTCTCATCGCAAGCGCATTCGCCCTGGCAACCGCCATCTCCGCTCCCTCGATGGCCAACACCGGCATGGACAAGGAACATGGTGAGCGCCACATGCAGCGCCTGACCGAAAAGCTGGACCTGACCTCCGAACAGCAGGAGCAAGTACGCAACATCTATCAGGAGCAGATGCAGAAGCACAAGGAAATCAAGGAGCAGGGCAAACAGCGCATGAGCGAAGTGCTCAACGACGAGCAGGAGAAGAAGCTCGAAGAGATGCACAAGGAACGCCAGGAAAGGATGAAGAAGAAGTACGGCGAAGAGCACCGTTCGCACGATAGCAACTAA
- a CDS encoding YciI family protein encodes MFYAIMASDVPDSLEKRSSARPAHLERLQALQAQGRLLLAGPHPALDANDPGSAGFTGSLVVAEFDSLEAAQSWADADPYVSAGVYEQVTVKPFKRVFPA; translated from the coding sequence ATGTTCTACGCCATCATGGCCAGCGATGTCCCAGACAGCCTCGAGAAACGATCGTCCGCCCGCCCAGCCCACCTCGAACGTCTGCAAGCGCTGCAGGCGCAGGGGCGATTGCTTCTGGCCGGCCCGCATCCCGCTTTAGATGCCAATGATCCCGGCTCCGCTGGCTTCACCGGCAGCCTGGTCGTTGCCGAGTTCGACTCACTGGAGGCCGCTCAAAGCTGGGCCGACGCCGACCCGTATGTCAGCGCCGGCGTCTATGAGCAGGTCACCGTCAAACCATTCAAGCGCGTTTTCCCGGCCTGA
- a CDS encoding YciK family oxidoreductase, with amino-acid sequence MFEYSASADLLQGRVILITGAGDGIGRACALSCAAHGATVVLLGKTLAKLEEVYDQIEAAGHPQPAICPLNLETAVEKDYDDLADQLFDTFGKLDGLVHNAALLGPRTLLDSVKTGAWLQLMQVNVNAPFMLTKAMMPLLRAAPEASIVCASSSVGRKGRAYWGPYAVSKFALEGFMQVLADEQDGTSAIRVNSVNPGATRTAMRAKAYPGEPPEKNPEPQAIMPVFLYLLGPDSERVNGQALDAQQGCP; translated from the coding sequence ATGTTCGAATACTCAGCGTCCGCTGATCTGCTCCAGGGTCGGGTGATCCTGATAACCGGCGCCGGAGACGGCATTGGCCGGGCCTGCGCGCTGAGCTGCGCGGCTCACGGCGCTACCGTCGTGCTACTCGGCAAGACGCTGGCGAAGCTGGAGGAAGTGTACGATCAGATCGAGGCCGCCGGACATCCGCAACCGGCGATCTGTCCGCTTAACCTCGAGACCGCCGTGGAGAAGGATTACGACGATCTGGCCGATCAGCTGTTCGATACCTTCGGCAAGCTGGACGGGCTGGTCCACAACGCCGCCCTGCTCGGCCCGCGCACGCTGCTCGACAGCGTCAAGACCGGGGCTTGGCTGCAACTGATGCAGGTCAACGTGAATGCGCCTTTCATGCTGACCAAGGCCATGATGCCGCTGCTGCGCGCCGCGCCCGAGGCATCCATCGTGTGCGCTTCCTCAAGTGTCGGTCGCAAGGGACGCGCCTATTGGGGCCCCTACGCGGTGAGCAAGTTCGCACTGGAAGGGTTCATGCAGGTGCTGGCCGATGAGCAGGACGGCACCAGCGCCATTCGCGTCAACAGCGTCAACCCCGGTGCGACGCGTACTGCGATGCGAGCCAAGGCCTACCCCGGCGAGCCGCCGGAAAAGAATCCCGAGCCGCAGGCAATCATGCCTGTGTTCCTCTACTTGCTCGGCCCCGACAGCGAACGGGTAAACGGCCAGGCACTCGACGCGCAGCAGGGCTGTCCATAA
- a CDS encoding HAMP domain-containing sensor histidine kinase gives MRLFWKVFAVLWLATLLVGGSGFLVSRALQQDWLLLQFHPQLRDFAEDVVTRYERDGAAATQQWLEEQRSEHRLRAQLYGIDNEPLLDGTLPSSERFSTQRGEPDPAPRHGRLFQLAWNSDGADYQLMVYVPPPTLSRWQRTPFALIANIILAMAVLAVLSLLLSRYLTRPLQQLGQAAQSLGHGQFDQKSLAGVVQRRDEIGDLSRSFQTMADRVQSLLNSQQQLMRDISHELRSPLARLRIGLAIGSKQHLASADPLWQRLDRECTRLDHLIDDILALSRLDTQDSPAEIFELDPLLTSVVEDARFAANQQRFTLQGETRCAVAGWPEQIASALDNLLRNALRFSPEDGEVKVSLSRSIEGCEIVIEDQGPGVPEEWIARLGEPFARVPGQPPDSGHGLGLAIARRAITRHSGTLHFAHTPEGGLQVRVALPCTGGHLAKKS, from the coding sequence ATGCGGCTGTTCTGGAAAGTCTTTGCCGTCCTCTGGCTTGCCACACTGCTGGTGGGCGGCTCGGGCTTTCTGGTCAGCCGCGCCCTGCAACAGGACTGGTTGCTACTGCAGTTCCACCCGCAACTGCGAGACTTCGCAGAAGATGTAGTCACGCGGTACGAACGTGACGGAGCGGCTGCTACGCAGCAATGGCTGGAGGAGCAACGGTCCGAACATCGCCTCCGAGCCCAGTTGTACGGCATTGACAACGAACCATTACTCGACGGTACCTTGCCGTCGAGCGAACGATTCAGCACTCAGCGCGGAGAACCCGATCCGGCGCCACGCCACGGTCGATTGTTCCAGCTGGCCTGGAACTCTGACGGCGCAGACTACCAGCTCATGGTCTACGTCCCCCCGCCTACGCTATCGCGCTGGCAGCGTACCCCATTTGCCCTGATAGCCAATATCATCCTCGCCATGGCCGTGCTGGCGGTGCTGAGTCTGTTGCTCAGTCGCTACCTGACGCGCCCACTGCAACAGCTCGGGCAGGCTGCCCAATCCCTTGGTCACGGTCAGTTCGATCAAAAGTCGCTGGCCGGCGTGGTTCAGCGCCGCGACGAAATCGGCGATCTGTCGCGCAGCTTTCAGACCATGGCCGACCGCGTGCAAAGCCTGCTCAACAGCCAGCAACAGTTGATGCGCGACATTTCCCACGAGCTGCGCTCGCCACTCGCGCGCCTGCGCATCGGGCTGGCAATAGGCAGCAAGCAGCATCTGGCCAGTGCCGACCCGCTTTGGCAGCGGCTGGATCGCGAATGCACCCGGCTCGATCACCTGATCGACGACATCCTAGCCCTGAGCCGACTCGACACTCAGGACTCTCCCGCAGAGATATTCGAATTGGATCCGCTACTGACGAGTGTGGTCGAGGACGCCCGCTTCGCAGCGAACCAGCAGCGCTTCACACTTCAAGGAGAAACCCGCTGTGCCGTTGCGGGCTGGCCAGAACAGATCGCCAGCGCGCTGGACAACCTGTTACGCAACGCGTTGCGCTTCTCGCCAGAGGACGGGGAAGTGAAGGTAAGTCTCTCTCGGAGCATTGAAGGTTGCGAGATCGTCATCGAAGACCAGGGCCCGGGCGTGCCGGAGGAATGGATAGCGCGGCTCGGCGAACCATTCGCCCGAGTGCCAGGCCAACCCCCGGACAGCGGGCATGGTCTGGGCCTGGCTATTGCGCGACGAGCCATCACCCGGCATAGCGGTACCCTGCATTTTGCCCATACCCCAGAGGGCGGGCTTCAGGTGCGCGTGGCGCTGCCCTGCACCGGGGGCCATTTGGCGAAGAAGTCCTGA